Proteins encoded by one window of Sorex araneus isolate mSorAra2 chromosome 3, mSorAra2.pri, whole genome shotgun sequence:
- the SPTSSA gene encoding serine palmitoyltransferase small subunit A, whose product MALARAWKQMSWFYYQYLLVTALYMLEPWERTVFNSMLVSFVGMALYTGYVFMPQHIMAILHYFEIVQ is encoded by the exons ATGGCGCTGGCGCGGGCCTGGAAGCAGATGTCCTGGTTCTACTACCAGTACCTGCTGGTCACGGCGCTCtacatgctggagccctgggagCGCACGGTGTTCA ATTCCATGCTGGTCTCCTTCGTGGGGATGGCCCTGTACACAGGATACGTCTTCATGCCACAGCACATCATGGCAATCCTGCACTACTTTGAAATTGTACAGTGA